A window of Malania oleifera isolate guangnan ecotype guangnan chromosome 2, ASM2987363v1, whole genome shotgun sequence genomic DNA:
agaaaactCTTCACTCAAAGAGAACTTGTCAAACCTTGCCCACATGATCATCTGAGTCTAGGAGAGGGAGAACTCATTGATGTCCAGACAGCAAGTCACATTATAGCTGGATTCTTGAGTAGGCAGACAAAGaggtaataaaatttattttattttcatagcctacacacacacattcCCAAAGCAACATTTTTTTCATAGTTAGTGTCAAAAACATCCCACCCCAAATACTAGtgtcaaaaacatgttttaacatTCTTCTCGAGATGGGTTAAAATTGGAGTCtcatgtatgagagagagattattggaattattgtgaaaggtactaataatcaattattaagtatttggaaagatttATTCTATGAGTTAGCTTTTGAAATTGAGAAGGCGTAGCatccaataatatatatatatatatgaatcattGTGCTGTGCtggccctaattttttttttttttttattagtttcttGAAGAACTAAttcataaatctaaaaataaaataaaactatttagttaaagattagaaaagtgaaaaagaaaacatattatataaatatgtttctttatgtggtcatttttcagtttttattttcaatttttaactgtttatgaataaaattgaaatagaattcaaattaagatatatatatatatatatatatatataaataaaattataaaagaactaatataatatttttctcaatatttCACTTGTCATGTAAAAAAcagattttattataaaataaatttggatagtacaacaattaattaaaataattataataaattgtatttttatttttataatatttttattgtatattatttgtaattttattttttaattatatatttaaaatatcaattgatttaaaaataatacataaatattttttaattaaaaaatttaagttatattaattttcataaatattaaccaaacatattgtcaaattttaatttttcaaatagccctaaattaactggagaaaagaaaataataaagggaagagaaaagcctaaggatgtgttcaatgtttagaaaataattCTCAATTTTCAGATTTTTCTTTTGtagattataaaaatatcactttttttttttttttagttatttagcATTAATATAAGAGtcagaattttttattttaaaattttcaacataaatATTAATAATCCGGAAAATAAGGTATAAGATCCTAAGATCTTACACAtatgacaatacaatttataattacaatgtgcactcacattagctcaaaatatcaattaaaaccatacaatttacatgttatgttcacaacttttgtggatgtgcccaattatattaaaaacagtacaagaaaatttaagaattgaatatcaaatttcccattttgaaagtaaactatatgatctaattataattgcacaattatattcaaaagagtataaggaaattcaacaaatttagtgAGTGGAGGAAACTTCAACAATTTCTAGGGCAGGaaagataatgcattttacaatgaaacaacaatccaaaaaaaaaaaaataaatattcccaaacaatgaaatacaaataatatattatcagcaaaaaattaaatttaaataccaaaacaatAAAATACAAACCTTGAGAGTAATGTTTGTCCACGAATCTTTTcacacaaatcacaaactctctCTCGAATTATCAAAACTttcaatgaaataaaaataatgtcaaaatcTAAACACTGAACATGAAAATcataacttaccccatctccttatATAACTTGTAATGTGATGAAGcccgcaacggtcacctgctccggAGTCTTCcttcaacggtcacctgctcggcTCTGCAAGCTCTGCAACAGGTACTCTGTTCGcgcaagaaaggaagaagaacgggcgaggttattctgaagcaaatctcgctactccaagtagcgagatttgtcacgcgtcGAAATCCGGGTGGAGGTAATTCAAAAGGCGGTTGGTAGAGCATTAAGTATCCcaacaaaatctcgctacttggagtagcaagatttaccacgcgtcaaaCTGTGGTTGGCAgagatttaccacgcgtcgaAAGGGGCTGCCAGAGTATTAATTCtcccaattaaatctcgctactccaagtagcgagattacgtcagagtcattctggaaAATACTttccagaatgaggtattatttaatatatttttgttaaaaaaagttaaaatgggaaaaaactccatGCATTTGCTTGATTagttactttcttaattttttattccaATTTACCAAATATTAGGATTGAGGTTTAGTTAGAGGCCAAAGAAGGAatgttattttgtttttatttattactGTTATATAAAAGGGATTCTCCCAATGCCTTCATACAGATATTAGTAAGTTGAATAGTAATTAAAATAACGTAGTACTAAAAAAATAGATGATTTATAAGTCATTAGGTAATAGCCTCCAAAACCCTTATGctaatttcaaataatttttagcCTCACAATGCTGATTCCACCTAAAAATTGTGTCTCATTTAAGCTTGCcaacttgtttaatttgtatGTTTCGATTCAAAATAATCAATAGCCAGCTCATTCCAACAAAGTCACAGTAACTCCCCCCACACCCCTACCCCATAAAATCCCCACATCCCCACTGCCCCGTCACCGCCACCAATCACCATGGCTTCACCTTCCCTGCCTCTCATTCTCCCACTCCTCACCCTCTCTCTCCTCCTCGCCTTTTCTCAAAACCAAGCCAAAACTGCCTCGGCCCCCGCCCCCGCTGCCTCCGGCACCGTCAACCTCACTGGAATCCTCGACAAGAACGGCCAGTACACCTCCTTCATCCGCCTCTTAACCTCAACCCAAGTCGCCGACCAAATCGATAACCAGGTGAACACCTCCACCGAGGGCTTCACCGTCCTCGCACCCACCGACAACGCCTTCGCAAACCTCAAAGCCGGCGCCCTCAACGGCCTTAACGACCAGCAAAAAGTGCAACTCGTTTTGTACCACGTTCTGCCAAAGTACTATAGCCTGGTGGACTTCCAGACAGTCAGTAATCCTGTTCGCACCCAAGCCGGCGGCCAAGACGGCTCCTGGGGCCTGAACTTCATCGCTCAGTCGAATCAAATTAACGTCTCCACCGGCGTCGTCGATACGCCGCTGAACAACGTCCTGAGGCAGGCTAAGCCCTTGGCGGTTTATCAGGTGGACAAGGTTTTGTTGCCGGAAGAACTGTTTGGGAATAAGACTTCGACGCCGGCTCCGGCGCCAGTGAAAAGTACTCCATCTCGTGGATCGAACTCCTCCAGTTCGTCGACGCCGAAACAGCCGTCCCCGTCGGAGAATGGATCGAGTAGAGCGAGAAGTGTGGGTTTGAGCTTAGTTGCTTTGGTTGTGGGATTGATTTACGCGGTGGTTCTATTGTGAGGAGAGTTGAACAGTTGAACGCATGTTTGTGTTTTGTCAATGTTTCCGAGGCAGACGGTTGCGCATGTGATAAGATCCAGGGTTTAGCATGCCTTTctaggaaaaaagaaaaaagaaaaaagatgcgGGGCTTGAGATTTGATTTGCACCTAATTCAAGTTGTATgtctttaatttatttattttatttgaaacaAGACTTTATGATCTTATGATTCATGAGTTTCTTTGTAATTCTTTTTGAAAGgtttactttatttttttcaaaggtTTAATAGTAATGAACCACAAGATTCAAGAAATgatcttgcattattacaatttttatgCCATAAATAACGGTAGAATTTGATGTCTTGATATAATTAATATTATCTAAAAATTATATTGGCTTGAAATTGTTGATttccatttgttttttttttttaactagtcCATCTATATGTGTATCGAATTGTTTCGATTATACTAGTGacttttttattccttttatggCTCATAAAGGTTACGCGTCGGAATTATATGTCAATAATTAATATGTGCAAGTATTGGTATTATTCTAATTATATCATTGATGTAATATTATAATACAAGAACACCATCAGTGCTATAAGAaaaatttctgtaaaaaaaaatGCAGCCCTGCAATGTTGATGTTATGTCTTTTGTAGCTAATGCGTGGCCCATTCAAACACACTATACTATAAAATGCtattcttttttgaaaaaattcaaaCTATAAATGTGGGGTTTTCTAGAGTACAATAGCACTAGCAAACGAATACTTCTTCATGCTTGTTAATGAAAGTAAAATGGAATCGTTGAACATTATTTAAAGTAGACTAAAGAGAACATGGCTCAACAAGGACGAATTTCTAGCCATAGCCACAAGAGGCAAGGGTCTCTGAGATGATTCCCACATTTATAGCCATAGCCATAGCCACATGGCTCACAATTCATTGTTAGGACTAGGAAAGGAACAAGAACTGATCAAAGAATGGCtttcacaaatatgaaaaaatagagAATATTCTTGTTTTCTAGTCAACAGAAGTACTATGATAGGCTCTTTCTTAGATTAGCAAAAGTAATGACAAACAAGGATAGAATCTAATTAGACATTGTGATGGACAAGAGTTGGAAGAACATTTTAGATTAGCCAATGCTTCAAACAAATTCCTTAAGCAAAAGTCACTTCCAAGGAGGCACTTCACAGCAAAGAAGAGAAAATCAAATTAGAGTTTCATGGAGAGAGGATAGACCTTTCTGCAAACGACAATGAAAGCTTTTGAAACGGGGGTGAGTGCAAAATCAAATTTCGGAAAACGATATTTTTATTGAGTTAGATGAacttagcaaaaaaaaaaaaaaaaggactttcTAAAAATTTGTCTAATAGGTAGAGTTGATGACTCATGACTCTTTTGAAGCTTGAAGAGTGGTGTGTTAATTCCTAGAAGTTAAAACAAAATTTCAGCAATAAAAGGCTATTCTTTGATAACAGTTTATTCATTTTTTGTTTGAAAGAGGAGGCTAATCGAATCCTTCTTGTAAGCGCACAAGTATTTCACAAACGACACTTGCGGCTTCACAAATGGAACCCTTCATCCTAAGACATAGTACTCACGACAACAAAGACAATTGATCGGTTATTATGAAGGGCATCCCACTTCACTTGAGGAGTAAAGCATTGCTAGAAGCAATTGCTTATACATATAGAGGAATTTAGAAAATCTCCAAGACATTGATTGGCTAGATGAGACATTAATAGTAAGGGTTCACAAATGTAAGGAGATTCTAGAACATGTTCTTATCGCAGATAATGATATGGTTTTTAAAATCGAGCTCTCTTCTAAGGAAAACATGTTGGTCCATAAACATGTTGGCATGACTTGTTGTTAATTAGAGAGACTTTAGGGAAAATCATAACTGTAAATCCCTTGTATCAAGGCCTTGATTGTAAATCCCTTGATACAAGGGACAAccaaaattagatttttttttttccaaagctTATTGTAGGACGTCTATCTCACCAACAGGCGAACAGCCAACGACTCTTGGTGCCGGAGGCTTCCTCTAGACACCATTACCTCCTTTATTTTCTCTGAAATAGGAATCGATCCTGATCTTGTTGACGAACTTCTTGACCCTTCATCGCTCAGTTTCCTCGTCGTTGGTGGAGTCTGTTGCATCGTTATCGGTGATGAATATCCGGATGACTCTAGCAGTTCCTTCTCTGACGTCGCTGCACCTAACCAAGCATTGTTGACGGCCATTCCATGTCCGTCAAGATTCTAGCCATCCATTGCCTAATCGAACCGAAGAAGGCCGTCGTTGAGAAGACAGTCGTTGGCCCCCTCCTCGTCCTTGTCATCAATGACGGCTGTGTTGTTACAAGAACAATGCTCGAGTGATGCGAAGAAGGCCAAAATCACGCTGGTGCCCCTACCCACTTGCCTTGCTTCTCCGTCGTCGCCATTGTTGAAGGAGCCCTATTGATCTACGCTGTGCTAATGCCTGCGATAACATATCACAAACATGAAGAATTTCAGCTTGCACATTTCTAAACCACCAGTTCAGATTTGCTATCGTTGATGCCTGCACTACTTACATGATTTCGTATTCAATGCTTTGAAGGATACGTCCGATAGCAAATCTTGAGGTGATACGCTTGCCTATGCCCACATTTTGAAaaggtgtttatgttttatgaaTCCGTAAACTTTTTTCACTCCACATATTAAATATCCACTCGCGAAGTCATCGTCACAACTGCGGTAGTTCTCTGCTAGCTCGTTATTTGTCTTCTCCATTGTGGTATTTCTCTTTCGCCGAACCCATCGCTAAATTTAACAACCCTCACTCGCATCAAAGATCGCCCAAGGTGATTCACCGATCTCAGAACTAGGTAACTGTGGTACTACTCTTTGTAGTTTGTCTCGTGATGGTGATAGGAATTTTTGGATTCTTGACTCGGGAGCAACCGATCACATGACATTCGATGAAaatgatttctccaaaatatctcaacCCTGGTGCACCTATATTACTAATGCCAATGGGGTCATATGTCAAGTTACAGAGGCAAGAACCGTGAATTTATCGCCCACTTTATCCTTATCTAATACTTTTCTCGTTCCCTCTCTTTCCCATAAATTGCTCTCCGTGAGACAAGTTACTGAAGCTTTAAACTGTGTTGTACTAATGTATTCTACTTTTTGTTTACTTCAAGATATTCTTACCAAGGAGATCATTGGGTGTGGTACTAAGAAAGAGGGGCTCTATTATGTTGACGATTTTAGTATGGGCCGTGCGCATCATATGCATCCTCTACTTGACAAGAAAAAGCGATAGATTTGGCTTTGACACTGTCGGTTAGGGCATCCGTTCTTcaattatatgaaatatttatttctGGATTTATTTTCCAATATTTCAATATCTAATTTGAAGTGTGAGACTTGCATTTTTTCTAAAATCCATAAAGCTACTTATCCTTTAAGTATGAAAAAAAACACTGTTCCTTTTGCTTTAATTCACTCAGATGTCTGGGGTCCTTCCCTAATTTCTACAATATCTATTTTCCACTAGTTTGTGATATTTGTAGATGGTTGTACTCCCATGACTTGGCTCTACTTACTGAAACATAAAAACGAAGTACTGACTGTATTTTAGTCCCATCACGCAATGATTcaaacccaattctcagctaagATTCAGATTCTTTGATCGGATAAAGGTGGTGAGTATATGAATCAACCAtttaagcctttttttttttcagcatcACGGCCTTATCCATGAAACCTTCTGCACATAGACTCTTCAATAGAATGGTGTCACTAGGAGAAAGAACCGTCATATTCTTGAAATTGCTCGGGTCCTATTACTTGGGGCTTATATCCCTTATCACCACTGGACTGATGTTGTTGCTACAGTTGTGCATCTCCCCAGTCGGATGCCTTTCAAAGTCTTGAATTTCAAGACTTCATGACATACCCTATCTACGTATTGTCCCTTACCTATGATACTGATGCTTCCTCCTCGAATTTTCGGATGCGTCACATTTGTCCACCTTGATAAAAATCAGCACATGAAACTGGATCTGTGTTCCATTTGATGCCTCTTCTTGGGGTATGGAGTACACCAAAAAGGGTATCGATGCTATGATCTGATCGCCAAACGCACCTAAGTAACCATGGATGTAACTTTTTTTGGAGTCTGAGATAttttttctcttcctctttactTAATTCACCTTGTCAGGTGGAGATTAGTAGTGACGAGCCAAATTGGCTGAGTTTTGATTGGCCGAACGAAGACAACACTGAAATGTATGTCAATGAGGAACCCAATACAGAAAAAGGTGTGAGTTCAGAAGCAGATATAGGTTCTAGAGATATGTCTACATCACCTGAAGTTTAAGATGAAATAGAAAACCCCCCTCACGACGAAGTACCCAAAGACTCATCTCCTAAGAATATCCCTGAGGTAAACACTCCTAGACATTCAAACTCTAATGATAAAGATATCCATGTTGGCTACACTTTACCTTTCAAGCATAATTATGGAAAACCACCAAATAGATACTCTCCAAACATTGGAGGACGAAACTCAAGGTATCCAATCGCCAACTATGTGTCTACAAAAAGGCATTCTGAACCACTCAGGAAAAACGTACATGTACTCTCCTCGAATAGTGCTCCCACCAATATTCATGAAGCTCTAAAAAATCCTAAGCGGACCCAAGCTGTGAAGGAAGAAATGGAGacactgcaaaaaaaaaaaaaaaaaaaaattggattctTGTTCCCTTGCCTAAAGGAAAGAAGATAGTAGGGTGTAAATGGGCGTTCTTCATTAAGCACAAAGCAGATGGTTCATTTGATCGATATGAAGCAAGATTAGTAGCAAAGGGTACATCGAGACATATCGTGTAGACTACCAAGAGACCTTCTCGCTGGTAGCAATATTGAACTCGGTTAGGTTATTATTATCCCTTGCCGCAAACCTTGATTGGCCATTTCACCAGTTTGATGTAAAAAATGCCTTTCTCCATAGAGATCTGGAGGAGGAGGTCTACATGGATGTTCCACCAGTCTATACAGCAACTTCCAAAGTTGAGGTGGGGTGCAAATTAAAATGAGCAGTTGATTTGAAACAATCACCTAAAGCACGGTTTGGGCGATTCAGCTTGACAATGAAGAAATATGGTTATCAACAGAGCAACTCAAATCATACACTATTCTCAAAACATTAACAGGGTAAGGTGACAACTCTAATAATTTATGCAGATGACATGATTATTAAAGAAGATGATCTGGAAGAAATATCAAGACTCCAAGAGTGTTTGGCGACTAAGTTCGAAATGAAAAATCTGGGAGGACTTAAATACTTCTTGGGAATTGAGGTTGCTAGATCAAAGTAAGGTACATTTCTTTCCCAATGGAAATATATACTAGACCTTCTATCTGAGGTGGGACTACTAGAATGCAAACCTGCAGACACACCAATTGTTCAAAACCACAAACTGGGAGAATATCTAGACCATGTGCCAACAAATAAAGAAAGGTACTAGAGGATAGTCAGAAAGCTCATTTATCTATCATATACTTGCCCTGATATTGCTTATGTGGTAAGTGTAGTAAGTCAATGCATGCACTGTCTGAGTGAGGATCACATGGATGCGGTACTCAGAATTCTTCGATACTTAAAGTCATCTCCAGGGAAAGGGCTTATGTTCTCAAAAAAACAAGCACCTCAAAGTCGAGGGATATACAGATGTAGACTGGGCAGGAAATATATCAGATCAAAAATCCACTTCGAGGTACTTCATGTTTGTTAGCAGAAATCTTGTAACTTGGAgaagtaagaaacaaaatgtggtgcCTTTGTCAAGTGCTAAAGCTGAGTTCTGTGGAATGGCTAAAGGTCTTTGTGAACTTCTTTGGCTTAAGAGACTACTAACTGAAATAGGTTTTGCCCCAAGTTGTGAGATGGATTTTTTCTGTGATAATAAGGCCGCAATTGATATCTCACACAATCCTATCCAACATGACGGAACTAAACACATGGAGGTGGACTAACATTTCATCGAACAAAATCTTGAGGACATAACAATTCGATTTCCTTTTGTTAAGTCTGAAGACCAGTTGGCAGATGTACTCACAAAGGTTGTATGTAGCAAAATCTTTTACAACTCACTTGACAAGTTGGGCATGCGAGACctatgcaccaacttgagggggagtgttggtgtGAGTTGTTGTTAATTAGAGACACTTTAGGGAAAATCATAATTGTAAATCCTTTGCATCAAGGCCTTGATTGTAAATCCCTTGATACAAGGGATAACCcatattagatttttttttattgtatataattacCCATTTTCCATGTAATTGAAGAATgaaataaagaaattttttccttAGTTTTGACAAAATATTCATCAAACCACACAATATGTAAAGATGAACATGGATCTGCACTTTTTTCGAAGGAGGTTTTTGTGGGAGTATGCAACACGAGAAAGGCATTCCAAATAATATATCTCACATGGTAGG
This region includes:
- the LOC131149613 gene encoding fasciclin-like arabinogalactan protein 13 — encoded protein: MASPSLPLILPLLTLSLLLAFSQNQAKTASAPAPAASGTVNLTGILDKNGQYTSFIRLLTSTQVADQIDNQVNTSTEGFTVLAPTDNAFANLKAGALNGLNDQQKVQLVLYHVLPKYYSLVDFQTVSNPVRTQAGGQDGSWGLNFIAQSNQINVSTGVVDTPLNNVLRQAKPLAVYQVDKVLLPEELFGNKTSTPAPAPVKSTPSRGSNSSSSSTPKQPSPSENGSSRARSVGLSLVALVVGLIYAVVLL